The Trichosurus vulpecula isolate mTriVul1 chromosome 3, mTriVul1.pri, whole genome shotgun sequence genome includes a window with the following:
- the LOC118842893 gene encoding 60S ribosomal protein L10a-like, which translates to MSSKVSRNTLYEAVGEVLHGTQRKRRKFLETVELQISLKNYDPQKDKRFSGTVRLKSTPRPKFSVCVLGDQQHCDEAKAVEIPHMDIEALKKLNKNKKLVKKLAKKYDAFLASESLIKQIPRILGPGLNKAGKFPSLLTHNENMVAKVDEVKSTIKFQMKKVLCLAVAVGHVKMTDDELVYNIHLAVNFLVSLLKKNWQNVRALYIKSTMGKPQRLY; encoded by the coding sequence ATGAGCAGCAAAGTCTCTCGGAACACTCTGTACGAGGCCGTGGGGGAGGTCCTGCATGGAACCCAGCGCAAACGGAGAAAGTTTTTGGAAACCGTGGAGCTGCAGATCAGCCTGAAGAACTACGACCCCCAGAAGGACAAGCGCTTCTCTGGCACCGTCAGGCTCAAATCCACCCCCCGACCTAAGTTTTCTGTGTGTGTGCTGGGAGACCAGCAGCACTGCGATGAAGCCAAGGCTGTAGAGATCCCCCACATGGACATCGAGGCCCTGAAGAAGTTAAATAAGAACAAGAAATTGGTCAAGAAGCTGGCTAAGAAGTATGATGCTTTTTTGGCCTCCGAGTCCTTGATCAAGCAAATCCCTCGGATCCTGGGCCCTGGTCTGAACAAAGCCGGCAAGTTTCCATCTCTGCTCACCCACAATGAGAATATGGTGGCAAAGGTTGATGAGGTTAAATCCACTATCAAGTTCCAGATGAAGAAGGTGCTGTGTCTGGCGGTGGCTGTTGGCCATGTGAAGATGACAGACGACGAGCTTGTCTACAACATCCATTTGGCCGTCAATTTCCTGGTTTCTCTGCTGAAGAAGAACTGGCAAAATGTGAGGGCATTGTATATCAAGAGCACCATGGGCAAGCCCCAGCGGCTCTATTAA